The Pochonia chlamydosporia 170 chromosome 1, whole genome shotgun sequence genome window below encodes:
- a CDS encoding DNA mismatch repair protein (similar to Metarhizium acridum CQMa 102 XP_007810550.1), whose amino-acid sequence MNITTPCDLVKELLDNALDAGATVVEITISSNTVDRISLKDNGSGIDMDDFNTLGKRAYTSKLRDFDELLSIGGTTLGFRGEALASANSLANLTITTKRPGDPIAWRIELIPNTGGVKDKRPVSATTGTTVAATKLFENVPPRKQYAVKESKKCLSHIQQLLRAYILARPSIKVSLKIIGDSKPLWMYSPSGRDVEREAILQMFGTNAWTNCIEIYEEVYLDGEDSPTNRRTQERVLWEFSGFISKPRHSFNDIKFGGTYLSINSQPMSSRWHVVKRMVNILKSLQQRDAALSVGERGCGVFLQLNIKCPAGSYDPNISARKDEVLLFAEAKLLDSFAKVCKTAYEKHSQACSTAPGLISANSPSAPSTKHKKEHCAITTKADGASLVTVDEADDQGDVTGANQDFTIAEASARQKVKATMQTTFKVDMSRKKGNVSDEEHLGTGVEVEIPPRTVHIQESKPPGSEGPQEPNRRESIRKYFQPMSKPDFQIIDDSTATTGPVESSPRGCQLSELIASSRRPLQPLSSNALNRIREEAESSPEPPGSNPMLPRMVRNITREAAMPSLQQIANATRHLAAQGSQGTASASRRAGHEHQDVMDDQGISPPTLTPPPSDPRDRYEQLGLRARRQDPPNAVPSPRARTALQMIDGSREHDASFTRGSRQQSSSTDINNVGYGRMAGVVVACNPSSQGRPQRDAQARPQRGKPFPLYTANLFGDGMEMRPLSGPIRADGPVPAHREMAHPSFSLDCLRELPNRLGRTPAVFERYGEHDVRGQSDGKNNIGGNPQALRTSSHSQTSIGKLSRKEGDLQECLTQRKRPRTLSGQVRWTSTQRLPLESIDMNRQTLTLTTVSGKQHQEIQRQMNQFAALESYINHGNLTTSLPPRNLADIHSVQRALEVTVCSWMKRNSLHGIVNFTLLSEAKGQGRAE is encoded by the coding sequence ATGAACATCACCACGCCGTGTGATTTAGTCAAGGAGCTTTTAGACAATGCACTCGATGCTGGAGCAACTGTCGTTGAAATTACCATTTCCTCCAACACTGTGGACAGGATTTCCCTCAAAGACAATGGGAGCGGCATCGACATGGATGACTTCAACACCCTGGGCAAAAGGGCCTATACGAGTAAGCTCAGGGACTTTGACGAATTGCTCAGCATCGGTGGTACGACGTTGGGATTTCGAGGCGAAGCTTTGGCAAGTGCCAACTCACTTGCCAATCTGACAATCACTACAAAGAGACCCGGTGACCCTATAGCCTGGAGAATCGAGCTGATTCCCAACACTGGCGGAGTCAAGGATAAGCGGCCCGTTTCCGCTACTACGGGAACAACAGTTGCAGCCACCAAGCTCTTTGAGAATGTTCCCCCAAGAAAGCAGTATGCTGTCAAGGAGTCCAAAAAGTGCTTATCTCATATTCAGCAACTACTGAGGGCATATATTCTTGCTCGGCCCAGCATTAAGGTTTCGTTGAAAATTATCGGAGATAGCAAACCGTTGTGGATGTATTCGCCGAGTGGCCGCGATGTGGAGCGAGAGGCAATTTTACAAATGTTTGGCACAAATGCATGGACAAATTGTATAGAGATTTATGAAGAGGTATAtttggatggagaagattcaCCTACTAACAGGCGAACGCAAGAGCGAGTTCTATGGGAGTTTAGTGGCTTTATTTCGAAGCCTCGTCACAGTTTCAACGacatcaagtttggcggAACCTATCTATCCATCAATAGTCAACCCATGTCTAGTAGGTGGCATGTTGTCAAAAGAATGGTCAATATCTTGAAGTCACTCCAGCAGCGGGACGCAGCATTGAGCGTCGGAGAGCGAGGCTGCGGTGTTTTTCTGCAGCTCAACATTAAGTGTCCAGCAGGTAGCTATGATCCCAACATCTCAGCGCGAAAAGATGAGGTGTTGTTATTTGCAGAGGCAAAACTCCTTGACAGCTTCGCGAAGGTGTGCAAGACGGCATATGAAAAGCACAGTCAAGCATGTTCAACGGCACCAGGCTTGATATCGGCCAACTCGCCGAGTGCTCCTTCTACGAAACACAAAAAGGAGCATTGTGCAATCACAACAAAAGCCGACGGTGCGTCTTTGGTCACAGttgacgaggctgatgatCAGGGTGATGTCACTGGCGCGAATCAAGACTTTACAATCGCTGAAGCGTCTGCCCGACAAAAAGTCAAGGCCACCATGCAAACCACGTTCAAAGTCGACATGTCGCGCAAAAAGGGCAATGTTTCAGACGAGGAGCACTTGGGGACcggtgttgaagttgaaatTCCACCAAGGACAGTCCACATTCAAGAGAGCAAACCCCCTGGAAGTGAAGGGCCACAGGAACCTAATCGAAGAGAGAGCATCCGTAAATACTTTCAACCCATGTCCAAACCGGACTTTCAAATAATTGATGACAGCACTGCAACTACCGGTCCCGTTGAAAGTAGCCCGAGAGGTTGCCAGTTAAGCGAGTTAATTGCTTCAAGTCGCCGTCCTTTGCAACCATTGAGCAGCAATGCCTTGAACAGAATACGAGAAGAAGCGGAGTCAAGTCCAGAACCGCCAGGATCAAACccaatgctgccaaggatGGTTAGGAATATTACTAGAGAGGCTGCAATGCCGTCATTGCAACAAATTGCAAATGCAACTCGTCACCTCGCAGCTCAGGGGTCTCAAGGAACAGCCTCCGCATCCCGCCGTGCTGGCCATGAGCATCAAGACGTGATGGACGATCAAGGAATCTCACCCCCAACGCTTACACCTCCACCCTCGGATCCTAGGGACAGGTATGAGCAGTTGGGCCTACGGGCGAGAAGACAAGATCCGCCCAATGCGGTGCCTTCCCCGAGGGCAAGGACTGCTCTCCAAATGATAGACGGGAGTCGAGAGCACGACGCCTCGTTTACAAGAGGGTCACGGCAGCAAAGCTCGTCCACTGATATCAACAATGTAGGCTATGGGAGAATGGCAGGTGTGGTGGTTGCGTGCAACCCATCCTCGCAGGGTCGGCCACAGCGAGATGCCCAGGCTCGTCCTCAGAGGGGGAAGCCATTTCCATTGTACACTGCCAACCTGTTTGGCGATGGGATGGAAATGCGCCCGTTATCAGGTCCAATACGTGCCGATGGCCCTGTACCAGCACATAGGGAAATGGCACACCCGTCATTCTCTCTAGACTGCTTGCGTGAACTGCCAAATCGGCTTGGACGGACGCCAGCCGTTTTTGAGAGGTATGGTGAGCACGACGTACGAGGGCAGTCGGACGGTAAGAACAATATAGGGGGCAACCCACAAGCCTTGCGAACCAGCAGCCACTCTCAAACCAGCATCGGCAAACTGTcaaggaaagaaggagactTGCAGGAATGCCTCACGCAGAGGAAGCGCCCCCGAACCCTTTCCGGACAAGTCAGATGGACTTCCACACAACGCCTTCCACTTGAAAGCATTGATATGAATAGAcagaccttgaccttgaccacaGTCAGTGGcaaacaacatcaagaaATCCAACGCCAGATGAATCAGTTTGCAGCACTGGAATCTTACATCAACCATGGAAACCTAACCACGTCCCTCCCGCCCCGAAACCTGGCAGATATCCATTCTGTTCAGAGAGCATTGGAGGTCACTGTATGCTCATGGATGAAGAGAAACAGCCTCCACGGTATTGTTAATTTCACCTTGCTGTCAGAGGCCAAGGGCCAAGGTAGGGCTGAGTAG
- a CDS encoding exonuclease (similar to Neosartorya fischeri NRRL 181 XP_001260958.1) translates to MVVGFKATIHRAKHFAKSLLSLGNSSSTPDRDGDTADSGANVNASAAETTKIMTDSAKDAAETSSQKSLKRTSLHDEKDDGGEWQVVARPNKKAKKIPRPGKSYPALSFSNNARLQSKINLNNLRDLVTYIFADGTGPQWIGVSHRPHFRKIVAIMVPGLEEAMFKRNVDFATYNDARDDADDTPSTATTPDDYYPRALKRDRLPEVLAPFADMFPHLWPVKTPGDDKHGKMHSPMAAFLTAPAPKEKTSKQGGVKPATEPQGWRNDRTPITQLLATAEELADNGYLVHPTLLPEGERRDNFVVPDGWVITKVDKLEDGQVPDAEIQKGSITAGREVLALDCEMCLTGENEFSLTRISIVDWDGEVVLDELVKPDKPIIDYVTRFSGITEEMLAPVTTTLGDIQAKLVEILHPRTILLGHSLESDTKAIRIAHPFIVDTSMLYPHPRGPPLKSSLKYLAQKYLSREIQKGGAHGHNSIEDAKTCLDLVKQKCEKGKLWGTSEAQGENLFRRLARAGTSYKAQGGDAAVGGIEVGKTSAAVDWGDPSKGLGAGATYQLGCKSDEDVTLNVIRAVNGDPDGLEIKGGGVDFVWARMRELEALQGWWNKNRVDNTNSDGGPPSQNANSKLSADNDDDAAASSPLERALTSLTERLARIHSALPPCTGIIVYSGSGDPRKMARLQQMHAQWRKEYNTPGKKWDELSIKWTDAEDQALKRAAQKARSGIGFVSVK, encoded by the coding sequence ATGGTTGTAGGCTTCAAGGCCACCATCCACCGCGCAaagcattttgcaaaatcaTTATTATcccttggcaacagcagtTCAACTCCAGACCGAGACGGCGACACAGCCGACAGTGGCGCGAATGTCAACGCTTCAGCCgcagaaacaacaaaaatCATGACCGACTCTGCCAAGGATGCAGCAGAGACATCTTCTCAGAAGAGCCTGAAGCGCACCAGTCTGCACGACGAAAAGGACGATGGTGGCGAGTGGCAGGTCGTCGCGCGGCCAAacaaaaaggccaagaagattCCGCGGCCGGGGAAAAGTTATCCAGCGCTCAGCTTTTCCAACAATGCCCGCCTGCAGTCCAAGATCAACCTGAATAACCTCCGCGACTTGGTCACCTACATTTTTGCAGACGGCACCGGCCCGCAATGGATTGGCGTCTCCCACAGGCCGCATTTCCGAAAGattgttgccatcatggtTCCAGGATTGGAAGAAGCCATGTTCAAGCGCAATGTCGACTTTGCAACATACAACGATGCGAGAGACGACGCTGATGACACTCCAAGCACGGCCACGACACCAGACGACTACTACCCGCGCGCGTTGAAACGGGACAGATTACCCGAGGTGCTGGCTCCCTTTGCAGACATGTTTCCTCATCTGTGGCCGGTCAAGACGCCCGGTGACGACAAGCACGGGAAAATGCACTCGCCCATGGCTGCCTTTCTCACTGCCCCGGCTCCCAAGGAGAAGACGTCGAAGCAAGGCGGCGtgaaaccagcaacagagcCACAGGGATGGAGAAACGACAGAACACCCATCACACAGTTGTTGGCCACTGCCGAGGAGCTGGCGGACAATGGATATCTCGTTCACCCGAccctcttgccagagggcGAGCGGCGGGACAACTTTGTTGTGCCCGATGGCTGGGTCATTACCAAGGTCGacaagctggaagatggaCAAGTTCCCGATGCTGAAATACAAAAGGGCAGCATCACAGCGGGTAGAGAAGTGCTCGCCCTAGATTGCGAAATGTGTCTGACGGGCGAGAATGAATTCTCTCTCACCcgcatcagcatcgtcgaTTGGGATGGCGAAGTCGTCCTCGACGAGTTGGTCAAACCCGACAAGCCCATCATTGACTATGTCACGCGATTTTCGGGCATTACCGAGGAAATGCTGGCACCCGTAACCACCACTCTCGGTgacatccaagccaagcttgtcgAGATTCTTCACCCTCGTACCATCCTCCTGGGCCACTCTCTCGAGTCCGACACCAAAGCCATCCGGATCGCTCATCCTTTCATTGTTGACACGTCCATGCTGTACCCGCACCCGCGCGGTCCTCCACTCAAGTCCTCTCTCAAGTACCTTGCTCAAAAATACCTCTCACGGGAGATTCAAAAGGGCGGCGCCCATGGGCACAACAGCATCGAGGATGCCAAGACGTGTCTCGACCTCGTCAAGCAAAAGTGCGAAAAGGGCAAGCTCTGGGGCACATCCGAAGCCCAGGGTGAGAACCTATTCCGACGACTTGCCCGTGCAGGGACCTCGTACAAGGCTCAGGGAGGCGACGCAGCCGTCGGGGGCATCGAAGTCGGCAAGACGAGCGCGGCAGTGGACTGGGGCGATCCATCCAAGGGACTCGGCGCCGGAGCAACCTACCAGCTGGGTTGCAAGTCTGACGAAGACGTGACGCTAAACGTTATCCGTGCCGTGAATGGCGATCCGGATGGGCTGGAAATCAAGGGAGGCGGCGTAGACTTTGTTTGGGCCCGGATGCGAGAGCTCGAAGCCCTTCAGGGGTGGTGGAACAAGAACAGAGTCGACAATACAAACAGTGACGGTGGACCGCCATCCCAAAATGCGAATTCCAAATTATCCgctgacaatgacgacgacgccgcCGCATCGTCACCCTTGGAACGGGCTCTGACGAGTCTTACGGAGCGCCTTGCCCGAATACATTCTGCCCTGCCTCCTTGCACAGGCATCATTGTATACAGCGGATCGGGAGATCCTCGCAAAATGGCGCGCCTGCAGCAGATGCATGCCCAGTGGCGAAAGGAGTACAATACTCCGGGTAAGAAGTGGGATGAGTTGAGTATCAAGTGGACTGATGCCGAGGACCAGGCTCTTAAGAGGGCTGCTCAAAAGGCAAGGTCAGGAATCGGATTTGTATCAGTCAAGTAG
- a CDS encoding cystathionine gamma-lyase (similar to Aspergillus terreus NIH2624 XP_001210132.1) has protein sequence MSPPVTSDPVSTPPRPPTPVHAFGTLAVHAGSPHDPSTGAVIEPISLSTTFAQTAVGKPVGEYEYSRSSNPNRTNFETAVAALEHARYALAFSSGSATTATILQSLAAGSHVISVSDVYGGTHRYFTQVAKAHGVKVTFTPEIEVDISEHINDQTRLVWIESPSNPTLRLVDIRAVVTEAHKHGILVVVDNTFLSPYVQNPLDLGADIVVHSVTKYINGHSDVVMGVAAFNSDELKQRLSFLQNAIGAVPSAFDSWLAHRGLKTLHLRAREATRNATAVGHALEASPHVISVNYPGLDSHPHRAIAVKQHRDGMGGGMLSFRIRGGHAAAERFCQVTKIFTLAESLGGVESLVELPSSMTHAGIPRDQREAVGVFDDLVRLSCGVEDAEDLKNDVLQALERAVKDSAKNGISNGVNGQ, from the coding sequence ATGTCTCCTCCCGTCACCTCTGATCCCGTCTCGACGCCCCCGCGTCCCCCGACTCCCGTCCACGCCTTCGGTACACTCGCCGTGCATGCCGGCTCGCCCCACGATCCTTCTACTGGCGCAGTCATTGAGCCCATTTCACTGTCCACGACATTTGCCCAAACGGCTGTCGGTAAGCCTGTCGGCGAGTACGAATATTCACGGTCTTCAAACCCCAATCGGACCAACTTTGAGACGGCTGTCGCTGCTCTCGAGCACGCTCGTTACGCACTGGCCTTTTCTTCGGGCAGCGCAACCACTGCCACTATCCTCCAGAGCCTGGCTGCCGGCAGTCATGTCATCTCAGTCTCTGACGTTTACGGTGGCACCCACCGCTACTTTACTCAGGTGGCCAAAGCACACGGTGTAAAGGTAACCTTTACGCCCGagattgaagttgacatCAGTGAGCACATCAACGATCAGACTCGTCTTGTGTGGATCGAGAGCCCTTCCAACCCTACCCTCCGTCTGGTGGACATTCGCGCCGTCGTCACCGAGGCGCACAAGCACGGCATCCTCGTCGTTGTTGACAACACCTTCTTGTCTCCCTATGTTCAGAACCCCCTTGACCTCGGTGCCGATATCGTTGTCCACAGTGTTACCAAGTACATCAATGGCCACAGCGATGTAGTCATGGGCGTTGCCGCTTTCAACAGCGACGAACTCAAGCAGCGACTGTCTTTTCTCCAAAACGCCATTGGCGCCGTCCCCTCAGCATTCGACTCATGGCTCGCTCACCGTGGTCTCAAGACCCTTCACTTGCGTGCTCGTGAAGCCACCCGCAATGCCACTGCCGTCGGCCACGCCCTCGAAGCCTCTCCCCACGTCATCTCCGTCAACTACCCCGGCTTGGACTCTCACCCTCACCGGGCCATTGCTGTTAAGCAGCACCGTGACGGCATGGGCGGCGGTATGCTGTCGTTCCGCATCCGTGGCGGCCACGCTGCCGCCGAACGCTTCTGCCAGGTCACCAAGATATTCACCCTCGCCGAGTCGTTGGGAGGCGTCGAGTCCCTCGTTGAGCTACCCAGCAGCATGACGCACGCCGGTATCCCCCGTGATCAGCGAGAGGCCGTGGGTGTCTTTGATGATCTTGTCCGTTTGAGCTGCGGCGTcgaagatgccgaggatCTCAAAAACGATGTTCTCCAAGCCCTTGAGCGAGCCGTCAAGGACTCTGCCAAGAATGGCATCTCCAATGGTGTCAATGGGCAATAA